The Narcine bancroftii isolate sNarBan1 chromosome 6, sNarBan1.hap1, whole genome shotgun sequence genome window below encodes:
- the mtg1 gene encoding mitochondrial ribosome-associated GTPase 1 isoform X2, whose amino-acid sequence MSGRVMQAVPRLRHSFDFGGRDVARWFPGHMAKGLKKMQASLKKVDCIIEVHDARIPLTGRNPLFKETLGIKPHLLVLNKMDVADLTDKERVLKQLEEQGIQNILFTDCLRDKDVHVKKIVPLVTDLIQKSDRYHRSENMEYCLMVIGLPNVGKSSLINALRRMHLKKGKASRVGGAPGITRAVLTKIQVCERPIIHLLDTPGVFFPHVESVEVGLKLALCDLRKYDSILWNIEKIMPTVLQTHPHVILFSNGHPSVACYPLLEQYWIIW is encoded by the exons ATGAGCGGCCGGGTGATGCAGGCCGTCCCCAGGCTACGGCACAGTTTTGACTTCGGCGGCCGTGATGTGGCGCGATGGTTCCCGGGCCACATGGCGAAAG GACTTAAAAAGATGCAAGCCAGTCTGAAAAAAGTGGATTGTATAATTGAAGTTCATGATGCACGAAT CCCTTTGACTGGGCGTAACCCATTATTTAAGGAGACCTTGGGTATCAAGCCACATCTACTGGTGTTGAACAAAATGGATGTAGCTGATCTAACAGATAAAGAG CGAGTTCTGAAGCAATTGGAAGAACAAGGAATCCAAAACATCCTCTTCACAGACTGCTTACGGGACAAGGATGTACACGTAAAGAAG ATTGTTCCCCTAGTTACAGACCTCATTCAGAAAAGTGACCGGTATCATCGATCAGAG AACATGGAATATTGTTTGATGGTGATCGGTCTGCCAAATGTTGGGAAGTCATCCCTCATTAATGCCTTGCGAAGAATGCATTTAAAGAAAG GCAAGGCATCCAGAGTTGGTGGCGCTCCAGGAATTACCAGAGCTGTGCTCACAAAGATTCAG GTCTGCGAGAGACCTATCATACATTTGTTGGATACTCCTGGTGTTTTTTTCCCACATGTGGAAAGCGTGGAAGTAGGCTTGAAGCTGGCACTCTGTG ATTTACGCAAATATGACAGCATCCTTTGGAATATTGAGAAAATAATGCCCACTGTATTACAGACACATCCCCATGTTATATTGTTTAGTAATGGTCACCCATCAGTGGCGTGTTATCCATTGCTG GAACAATATTGGATCATTTGGTAG
- the sprn gene encoding shadow of prion protein yields the protein MNKTTATCWTLILLVAIFCDSVVCKGGRGGARGSARGSAHGRFRASRVRPRYSNRNRSFGSRARVAAAGAAAGAAAGIAAGVMAGRLQRSRLSWGEGIQGDMNKNCSLVKNCTSEEGVYGYRAWPSSAMFSWPSSNLPPLCFMLTFIGFHL from the coding sequence ATGAATAAAACGACAGCAACTTGCTGGACACTGATACTGTTGGTGGCCATCTTCTGTGACAGCGTGGTCtgcaagggagggagaggaggagcgCGAGGCTCCGCTCGGGGTTCAGCCCATGGCCGTTTCCGGGCTTCCCGAGTGCGGCCCAGGTACTCCAACAGAAACCGGTCGTTCGGCTCCAGGGCGCGAGTAGCCGCGGCCGGCGCTGCAGCTGGGGCTGCAGCTGGCATTGCAGCTGGAGTCATGGCCGGGAGGCTGCAGAGGTCCCGGCTGAGCTGGGGCGAAGGCATCCAAGGCGACATGAACAAGAACTGCTCCCTGGTCAAGAACTGCACATCTGAAGAGGGAGTCTATGGCTACAGGGCATGGCCCTCCTCAGCGATGTTCTCCTGGCCTTCCAGCAACCTGCCACCCCTGTGCTTCATGCTCACCTTCATAGGTTTCCACCTTTAA
- the echs1 gene encoding enoyl-CoA hydratase, mitochondrial, whose amino-acid sequence MALMRGVAVAWLLGSRGLPFAAATARASTAGAQYQHILVGKKGEKENVGFIQLNRTKALNALCDSLMKEVSQALDEFENDPAIGAIVITGSEKAFAAGADIKEMENKTFQECYGGNFLSQWNRVATTKKPVIAAVNGYALGGGCELAMMCDIIYAGDKAQFGQPEILLGTIPGAGGTQRLTKAVGKSLAMEMVLTGDRISAQEAKASGLVSKIYPAAQVVDEAIRCGEKIAFNSKLITAMAKEAINGAFELTLAEGNRLEKHLFHSTFSTSDRKEGMSAFVEKRKANFTDQ is encoded by the exons ATGGCGTTGATGCGTGGGGTTGCGGTCGCGTGGCTGCTCGGCTCCCGAGGCCTCCCGTTCGCAGCGGCCACGGCCAGGGCGAGCACTGCAG GTGCACAGTACCAACACATACTGGTGGGGaagaagggagagaaagagaatgtcGGCTTCATTCAGCTGAATCGGACGAAAGCTTTAAATGCGTTGTGTGATTCACTGATGAAGGAAGTTAGTCAGGCACTTGATGAGTTTGAAAATGACCCAGCAATTGGAGCCATTGTCATCACTGGAAGTGAAAAGGCTTTTGCAG CTGGCGCTGACATCAAGGAGATGGAGAACAAAACGTTCCAAGAGTGCTACGGTGGAAACTTCCTTTCCCAATGGAACCGTGTGGCCACAACCAAAAAGCCTGTGATTGCTGCTGTCAACGGCTATGCT ctcgGAGGAGGTTGTGAGTTGGCCATGATGTGTGACATCATCTACGCAGGCGACAAAGCACAGTTTGGACAACCAGAAATTCTGCTGGGAACGATTCCTG gtgctggaggaacacagcgaTTGACCAAAGCAGTGGGGAAGTCGCTGGCGATGGAGATGGTCCTGACGGGAGACCGCATTTCTGCTCAGGAGGCCAAAGCAAGCG GGCTTGTGAGCAAAATATATCCAGCAGCTCAAGTGGTGGATGAAGccatcagatgtggagagaagatagCTTTCAACTCCAAACTTATCACAGCAATGGCAAAGGAAGCAATTAATGGTG CTTTCGAATTAACGTTGGCGGAAGGAAACAGACTCGAGAAACATTTGTTTCATTCAACCTTCTCCACT AGTGACCGGAAGGAAGGAATGAGTGCATTTGTTGAAAAGCGAAAAGCCAATTTCACCGACCAATGA
- the mtg1 gene encoding mitochondrial ribosome-associated GTPase 1 isoform X1, protein MSGRVMQAVPRLRHSFDFGGRDVARWFPGHMAKGLKKMQASLKKVDCIIEVHDARIPLTGRNPLFKETLGIKPHLLVLNKMDVADLTDKERVLKQLEEQGIQNILFTDCLRDKDVHVKKIVPLVTDLIQKSDRYHRSENMEYCLMVIGLPNVGKSSLINALRRMHLKKGKASRVGGAPGITRAVLTKIQVCERPIIHLLDTPGVFFPHVESVEVGLKLALCGTILDHLVGEEIIADYLLFTLNKLQKFEYVKRYELEQPCDDVQNVLKMIAVKLGKTQKVKAITGVGNINVLMPNYSAAAYDFIRMFRKGELGKIMLD, encoded by the exons ATGAGCGGCCGGGTGATGCAGGCCGTCCCCAGGCTACGGCACAGTTTTGACTTCGGCGGCCGTGATGTGGCGCGATGGTTCCCGGGCCACATGGCGAAAG GACTTAAAAAGATGCAAGCCAGTCTGAAAAAAGTGGATTGTATAATTGAAGTTCATGATGCACGAAT CCCTTTGACTGGGCGTAACCCATTATTTAAGGAGACCTTGGGTATCAAGCCACATCTACTGGTGTTGAACAAAATGGATGTAGCTGATCTAACAGATAAAGAG CGAGTTCTGAAGCAATTGGAAGAACAAGGAATCCAAAACATCCTCTTCACAGACTGCTTACGGGACAAGGATGTACACGTAAAGAAG ATTGTTCCCCTAGTTACAGACCTCATTCAGAAAAGTGACCGGTATCATCGATCAGAG AACATGGAATATTGTTTGATGGTGATCGGTCTGCCAAATGTTGGGAAGTCATCCCTCATTAATGCCTTGCGAAGAATGCATTTAAAGAAAG GCAAGGCATCCAGAGTTGGTGGCGCTCCAGGAATTACCAGAGCTGTGCTCACAAAGATTCAG GTCTGCGAGAGACCTATCATACATTTGTTGGATACTCCTGGTGTTTTTTTCCCACATGTGGAAAGCGTGGAAGTAGGCTTGAAGCTGGCACTCTGTG GAACAATATTGGATCATTTGGTAGGAGAGGAAATAATTGCAGACTACTTACTCTTCACTCTCAATAAACTTCAGAAGTTTGA GTACGTCAAGCGATATGAGCTGGAGCAGCCATGTGATGATGTGCAGAATGTGCTGAAGATGATAGCTGTGAAATTAGGGAAGACACAGAAAGTGAAAGCCATCACTGGCGTTG GGAATATCAACGTTCTCATGCCAAACTACAGTGCGGCTGCATATGACTTCATCAGAATGTTCCGGAAAGGAGAATTGGGGAAGATTATGCTGGACTGA